In the Paenibacillus sp. FSL H7-0357 genome, one interval contains:
- a CDS encoding family 43 glycosylhydrolase, whose translation MKGNVRNKWLLAIGVLLILPMGQETYAVPSHNNFYNVVMQDGADPWVYKHTDGFYYFTKTTGGNVTLWKSAQLTTIDAAPTKVVNTGGSGIWAPELHYINGAWYIYYAMDDGDNVNHRMYVMENTSADPTTGTWQFKGRITDAADKWAIDGTVLQVNGELYFIWSGWEGDVNVRQNLYIAHMSNPWTIDSGRVEISRPTHSWETNHSPHVNEGPQVIVRGGVISLVYSASGSWTDDYCLGLITADTSSDLMNPASWVKRSQPIFSSANGLYGPGHHSFTTSVDGTEDWIVYHVAKSRGAGWNREVRTQPFSWNADQTPNLGAPADPDHPIALPSGEAPHFRYEGEEGIFGGEAYASASRKGSGGLKAGHLDTAASYVEFSVRAASAGEYILLARTANGTAGWNWSNLQLSVNSGPSSPFYITNKGWENWGLSTARVQLKAGQNKIRFAKGEGYGEIDFIDIKPVNSRLNCFSIH comes from the coding sequence ATGAAGGGAAATGTCCGCAATAAGTGGCTGCTGGCCATAGGCGTACTCCTTATTCTTCCAATGGGTCAGGAGACATATGCCGTCCCCAGCCATAACAACTTCTACAACGTAGTCATGCAGGATGGAGCGGACCCGTGGGTTTATAAGCATACAGACGGGTTCTACTATTTCACCAAAACAACCGGCGGCAATGTTACCCTCTGGAAGTCCGCCCAGCTGACTACGATAGATGCTGCTCCCACTAAGGTTGTGAATACAGGCGGCAGCGGCATATGGGCACCTGAGCTGCATTATATTAACGGGGCCTGGTACATCTACTACGCGATGGACGACGGAGACAATGTGAACCACCGGATGTATGTCATGGAGAATACCTCCGCCGATCCGACAACGGGAACCTGGCAGTTTAAGGGCCGGATCACAGATGCGGCCGACAAATGGGCTATAGACGGCACTGTGCTGCAAGTGAATGGCGAGCTGTATTTTATCTGGTCGGGCTGGGAGGGCGATGTCAATGTGCGGCAAAATCTCTACATTGCCCATATGAGCAATCCTTGGACGATTGATTCCGGCCGCGTAGAGATTTCAAGACCCACCCATAGCTGGGAAACCAACCATTCCCCGCATGTAAATGAAGGCCCGCAGGTGATAGTGCGCGGGGGTGTCATCAGTCTGGTCTATTCGGCAAGCGGAAGCTGGACCGATGATTACTGTCTGGGACTGATCACAGCGGACACATCCAGTGATCTAATGAATCCCGCATCATGGGTTAAACGCAGCCAGCCTATATTCAGTTCAGCAAACGGACTTTACGGGCCGGGGCATCATTCGTTTACTACATCTGTAGACGGCACGGAGGACTGGATCGTCTACCATGTCGCCAAATCCAGGGGAGCCGGATGGAACCGCGAGGTTCGCACGCAGCCCTTCAGCTGGAATGCCGACCAGACGCCTAATCTCGGTGCTCCCGCAGATCCTGATCACCCGATTGCTTTGCCCTCCGGCGAAGCCCCTCATTTCCGTTATGAAGGGGAAGAGGGGATATTTGGTGGAGAGGCTTATGCCTCAGCCAGTCGCAAGGGCTCGGGAGGTCTTAAAGCGGGTCATCTGGATACAGCGGCGAGCTACGTGGAATTTTCAGTTCGGGCGGCATCTGCAGGCGAATATATTCTTTTGGCCCGGACGGCGAACGGAACGGCTGGCTGGAATTGGTCCAATCTTCAGCTTAGTGTCAATTCAGGACCTTCCAGCCCGTTTTACATCACCAATAAAGGCTGGGAGAACTGGGGGCTGTCCACAGCCCGGGTACAACTGAAGGCAGGACAGAATAAGATCCGGTTTGCGAAAGGCGAAGGATACGGAGAAATTGATTTCATTGATATCAAACCTGTGAACAGCAGACTTAATTGTTTTTCAATTCATTAA
- a CDS encoding ArsR/SmtB family transcription factor, protein MLELSLNDPDKLVTVTHALSTRSRVDILRLLNSKNLNIIEIAEKLKLPVSTVASNIKVLEAAELIHTELVPASRGAMKVCSRNYDDLHIALNLKEPMPTGVTHVYEVEMPIGHYSDCEVSPTCGMANSEGLIIKEDEPSSFYHPKHVNAQLIWLRKGFLEYLLPMDIPSGARIESLELSMEMCSEAPNYDQNWPSNISVWVNGSEIGMWTSPGDFGDRRGKLNPNWWWDGSTQYGFLKTWRVDHEKTTLDMEKVSGITLDDLLINRSPKLRLRIGINPDAVHQGGLNLFGRQFGDYEQHIIMHVKYTMEQDEANL, encoded by the coding sequence GTGCTGGAACTTAGCTTAAATGACCCGGACAAACTGGTCACGGTGACCCATGCCTTATCCACCCGTTCCAGGGTTGATATTCTTCGGCTCTTAAACTCTAAAAACTTAAATATTATCGAAATAGCCGAGAAGCTGAAGCTTCCGGTTTCGACGGTTGCGAGCAATATCAAAGTATTGGAAGCAGCTGAGTTAATTCATACAGAATTAGTTCCGGCCTCCCGCGGGGCGATGAAAGTCTGCAGCAGGAATTACGATGATCTCCACATTGCCTTGAATCTGAAAGAGCCAATGCCGACGGGAGTAACCCATGTCTATGAAGTAGAGATGCCGATCGGCCATTACAGCGATTGTGAGGTATCTCCTACATGCGGGATGGCGAATAGCGAGGGCCTTATTATTAAAGAAGATGAACCGTCGAGCTTTTATCACCCCAAACATGTCAACGCACAGCTGATCTGGCTCCGCAAAGGGTTCCTGGAATATTTGCTGCCTATGGATATCCCCTCCGGAGCGCGGATTGAATCGCTTGAGCTGTCTATGGAGATGTGTTCCGAAGCTCCGAATTATGATCAGAACTGGCCTTCGAACATATCCGTATGGGTGAATGGTTCAGAGATCGGCATGTGGACCAGTCCCGGTGATTTCGGTGACCGGCGCGGCAAACTGAATCCGAATTGGTGGTGGGATGGATCCACACAATACGGGTTTCTCAAGACCTGGCGTGTTGACCATGAAAAGACGACACTCGATATGGAGAAGGTGTCGGGTATTACCTTAGATGATCTTCTGATTAACCGGAGCCCTAAATTGCGGCTGCGCATTGGAATCAACCCCGATGCTGTTCATCAGGGCGGGTTGAACCTGTTTGGCCGCCAATTTGGAGATTACGAACAACATATAATAATGCATGTGAAATATACGATGGAGCAGGATGAAGCAAACCTGTAG
- a CDS encoding acyltransferase family protein gives MTRENTLETRGETFFLNLRFMLIVTVFVGNAIEPLISRMDGMHSLYLWIFSFHMPLFVLVTGYFARKSLTGSAGRKVLLQIAMQYLIFQSLYSALDVSLFHVSNIHHSFFAPYLLLWFLASHACWRLLMLGMGKWSRAAQIAFAVAAGVAVGYLQLDGVWFSISRTFVYLPFFVIGYHFSFSTFAKWVQKYVKIAAAAFSVLIFALLAVLGSGFPMGWLYGSMTYMQLGAGEWYAGLYRLAVYALQITASLAFLGWVPYQVSRMTDWGRRTLYVFLLHGFIVRLAAISGVYAYIGNAAGTTLLLLCAILSTVLLAQPGVKRLLHPIVEPSVDWMITLQRTALRRTP, from the coding sequence ATGACCAGGGAAAACACGCTGGAAACGCGCGGAGAAACTTTTTTCCTTAACCTGCGTTTCATGCTTATTGTTACCGTATTTGTAGGCAACGCCATTGAACCTTTAATTAGCCGCATGGATGGAATGCACAGTCTTTATCTGTGGATCTTCAGCTTTCATATGCCGCTCTTCGTGCTCGTAACAGGCTATTTCGCCAGAAAGAGCCTCACCGGGTCCGCAGGCCGCAAGGTGCTGCTGCAGATCGCAATGCAATATCTTATTTTTCAAAGCCTATACTCAGCACTGGACGTTTCCCTCTTCCATGTATCCAATATCCATCATTCCTTCTTCGCCCCTTATCTGCTCCTATGGTTCCTGGCCAGTCATGCCTGCTGGCGTCTCCTGATGCTGGGGATGGGCAAATGGTCCCGAGCGGCACAAATCGCCTTCGCCGTAGCGGCGGGAGTGGCCGTCGGATATTTGCAGCTTGACGGGGTCTGGTTCAGCATCAGCCGCACCTTCGTATATTTACCCTTCTTCGTAATCGGCTATCATTTTTCATTCAGTACCTTTGCCAAATGGGTTCAGAAGTATGTCAAAATTGCCGCAGCCGCATTCTCTGTCCTCATTTTTGCCCTCCTGGCAGTACTGGGCTCCGGGTTTCCAATGGGCTGGCTGTACGGAAGCATGACTTATATGCAGCTTGGGGCAGGCGAATGGTATGCGGGTCTGTACCGGCTGGCAGTCTACGCTCTGCAAATCACCGCTTCCCTGGCTTTTCTGGGCTGGGTGCCTTACCAAGTTAGCCGTATGACTGACTGGGGCCGCCGCACACTCTATGTCTTTCTGCTGCATGGCTTTATCGTACGTTTGGCCGCCATTTCCGGAGTCTACGCCTATATCGGCAACGCCGCCGGGACAACTCTTCTGCTGCTCTGCGCAATCCTCTCTACGGTGCTGCTGGCCCAGCCCGGGGTAAAACGTCTGCTTCACCCGATTGTCGAGCCTTCTGTCGACTGGATGATCACCCTGCAGCGGACCGCCCTGCGCCGCACACCCTGA
- a CDS encoding alpha/beta fold hydrolase, giving the protein MKKKITRRSILIALLLFLIVAGLLLWKYLTPYTPAEKAESALVSAGGVSVEQNDNWISFEPTVILGTAVIFYPGALVEAEAYAPLAKRIAAAGHPFYIARMPLNLAVIKGDAADEIIRVHPKQSFVLGGHSLGGVMASRYASEHPDQLKGVFFLASYPDEKGSLKDTTLSVLSLLGTEDEVVDRDKYNEGRSYLPGNTVYFSIMGGNHAQFGSYGPQKGDGTATITEDDQQARTARTMLDWMGNLR; this is encoded by the coding sequence TTGAAAAAAAAAATCACCAGACGCAGCATCCTCATAGCACTGCTTTTGTTTTTAATTGTGGCGGGGTTGCTCTTGTGGAAATACTTAACCCCTTATACTCCGGCAGAGAAGGCCGAGTCTGCGCTAGTGTCCGCCGGAGGTGTGTCTGTTGAGCAGAACGACAACTGGATCTCTTTCGAGCCCACGGTCATTCTGGGGACGGCAGTGATTTTTTACCCCGGTGCATTGGTGGAAGCGGAGGCTTATGCCCCGCTGGCCAAACGGATTGCCGCTGCCGGGCATCCATTCTATATAGCCCGGATGCCGCTGAATCTCGCGGTCATCAAGGGCGATGCCGCAGATGAAATCATCCGCGTGCATCCCAAGCAGTCATTTGTGCTCGGCGGTCATTCGCTGGGCGGTGTGATGGCGTCCCGTTATGCGTCAGAGCATCCGGATCAGCTGAAGGGTGTTTTTTTTCTCGCTTCCTATCCAGATGAGAAAGGTAGTCTGAAGGACACTACATTGTCCGTATTATCCCTGCTTGGTACGGAGGATGAGGTTGTTGACAGGGACAAATACAACGAGGGACGTTCCTATCTGCCGGGCAATACGGTATATTTCTCGATTATGGGTGGAAATCATGCCCAGTTTGGAAGTTATGGGCCACAAAAAGGTGACGGTACAGCAACGATTACCGAGGATGATCAGCAGGCCCGTACAGCACGAACGATGCTGGACTGGATGGGGAATCTGCGGTAG
- a CDS encoding HAD family hydrolase codes for MMPLLHVKDLSVPCQGILFDKDGTLLDLLATWGSWAEEVLLGLGNELALIGTGSHVDLSKVLGTSHNAEGKVIGYDPAGPLSMATTEESYGILAWQLYTAGVPWNEALVRVKAIAKDAMNGMRGRRTIGPLPDLLPFLQQCADASLQLGVVTSDGDKTTGEQLDLLGITGYFHTIVTRDRVSNGKPDPEMAETACRELGLLPEQTVIIGDSNADMQLGKGAGLRLSVGISPAGAAGHLQDADIVVPGFHELRITC; via the coding sequence ATGATGCCACTGCTGCATGTAAAGGATCTCTCCGTGCCTTGCCAAGGCATATTGTTTGACAAGGATGGAACACTGCTCGACCTGCTCGCCACTTGGGGGAGCTGGGCGGAGGAGGTGCTGCTAGGTCTCGGCAATGAGCTTGCCCTTATCGGCACCGGATCGCATGTTGATCTGTCCAAGGTGCTTGGCACATCTCATAATGCTGAAGGTAAGGTAATAGGCTATGATCCCGCCGGACCTCTCTCTATGGCAACTACGGAAGAGAGTTATGGCATTCTCGCGTGGCAGCTGTACACTGCCGGAGTTCCCTGGAATGAAGCGCTGGTCCGTGTGAAGGCCATTGCCAAGGATGCGATGAATGGAATGCGCGGACGCCGCACAATCGGGCCTCTGCCGGACCTCCTGCCATTCTTGCAGCAATGTGCCGATGCTTCCTTACAGCTGGGTGTAGTTACATCCGATGGTGACAAGACCACAGGTGAGCAGCTGGACTTACTTGGAATAACCGGTTACTTCCATACTATTGTCACGAGGGACCGGGTTTCGAATGGCAAGCCGGATCCTGAGATGGCCGAAACCGCTTGCCGGGAACTGGGCCTGCTGCCGGAGCAGACTGTTATTATCGGTGACAGCAATGCGGATATGCAGCTCGGAAAAGGTGCAGGCTTGCGTCTATCGGTCGGCATTTCTCCTGCCGGAGCGGCTGGACATCTGCAGGATGCCGACATCGTCGTTCCCGGCTTTCATGAGCTCCGCATTACCTGCTAA
- a CDS encoding NAD-dependent protein deacylase has protein sequence MDSLQTLASWIKDSGNIVFFGGAGTSTESGIPDFRSAAGLYQTEHNSPYPPEVMLSRSFFMSSPDIFFDFYRSKMIHPEAEPNGAHLLLAELERQGKLKAVITQNIDGLHQLAGSRVVLELHGSIHRNHCMGCNRYYGLEQVIQSAERAPLCPECGGIIKPDVVLYEEQLDHDVLVGAVAAIAAADLLIIGGTSLTVQPAASLVTYFRGRHTVLLNRDPTPYDHRADLIITDRIGKVMGAVQDQL, from the coding sequence ATGGATTCATTGCAAACTTTGGCTTCCTGGATCAAGGACAGCGGAAACATCGTTTTTTTTGGAGGAGCCGGAACATCCACGGAGAGCGGTATTCCGGACTTCCGCTCAGCGGCGGGTTTATACCAGACTGAGCATAACTCGCCTTATCCGCCCGAGGTGATGCTAAGCCGCAGTTTTTTTATGTCCTCGCCGGACATTTTTTTTGATTTCTACCGCAGCAAAATGATTCACCCGGAGGCAGAGCCAAACGGTGCCCATTTATTGCTGGCAGAGCTGGAGCGACAAGGCAAACTGAAAGCGGTCATTACGCAAAATATTGACGGGCTGCACCAGCTGGCCGGCAGCCGTGTGGTGCTGGAGCTGCATGGCTCTATCCACCGCAATCATTGTATGGGCTGCAACCGTTATTACGGTCTGGAGCAGGTGATTCAGTCTGCTGAACGGGCGCCCCTCTGCCCGGAATGCGGCGGCATCATCAAGCCGGATGTTGTGCTCTATGAGGAACAGCTGGATCATGATGTGCTGGTTGGGGCGGTCGCAGCAATTGCGGCTGCGGACTTGCTTATTATCGGCGGCACTTCGCTGACCGTTCAGCCTGCAGCCAGCCTCGTCACCTACTTCCGGGGGCGGCATACGGTGCTGCTGAACCGTGACCCGACACCGTATGACCATAGGGCGGATCTGATAATTACCGACCGGATCGGGAAAGTGATGGGAGCCGTTCAGGACCAGCTCTGA
- the mgrA gene encoding L-glyceraldehyde 3-phosphate reductase has protein sequence MVYVASDERYEVMQYNRSGRSGLKLPAISLGLWHNFGGIDTYENGREMITRSFDLGITHFDLANNYGPPAGSAEELFGKVLARDLSPYRDEMVISTKAGYYMWPGPYGEWGSRKYMLSSLDQSLKRLGLDYVDIFYSHRPDPETPLEETMGALDYAVRSGKALYIGLSNYTAEQTVEAVSILKGLGTPLLIHQPRYSMLDRWIEGGLQDVLEENGIGSIAFTPLAQGLLTNKYLNGIPEDSRAAGPSTALNESRITPEVQRKIRALNQMAVARGQSLAQFALLWTLRGGKVTSALIGASRVSQIEENIAALSHADFTQEELDRIETILKTESDV, from the coding sequence ATGGTATATGTGGCTAGCGATGAACGGTATGAAGTTATGCAATACAACCGCTCTGGCAGATCGGGACTGAAGCTTCCGGCGATATCACTGGGACTCTGGCATAACTTTGGCGGGATCGACACTTATGAGAATGGCCGGGAGATGATTACCCGTTCGTTTGATCTCGGCATTACCCATTTTGATCTGGCCAATAATTATGGCCCGCCCGCAGGCTCGGCAGAGGAACTGTTCGGCAAGGTGCTCGCCCGTGACCTTTCCCCCTACCGTGATGAGATGGTGATTTCTACTAAGGCGGGATATTATATGTGGCCAGGACCCTATGGGGAATGGGGTTCACGCAAATATATGCTGTCCAGTCTGGATCAGAGCCTGAAACGGCTGGGTCTGGACTATGTCGACATTTTCTATTCTCACCGTCCAGACCCGGAGACACCGCTGGAAGAAACGATGGGCGCGCTGGATTATGCCGTGCGGTCAGGCAAAGCGCTATATATCGGATTATCCAACTATACGGCGGAGCAGACCGTAGAGGCGGTCAGCATTCTGAAGGGTCTCGGCACTCCGCTTCTGATTCATCAGCCGCGGTATTCGATGCTGGACCGCTGGATCGAAGGTGGACTGCAGGATGTGCTGGAAGAGAACGGTATTGGCAGCATTGCGTTTACTCCGCTGGCCCAGGGCCTGCTGACCAATAAATATTTGAATGGTATCCCTGAGGATTCAAGAGCGGCCGGTCCATCCACCGCGCTGAATGAAAGCCGGATTACACCGGAGGTGCAGCGCAAGATCCGCGCCCTTAACCAGATGGCTGTCGCTCGCGGCCAAAGTCTGGCCCAGTTTGCGCTTCTCTGGACACTTCGCGGCGGCAAAGTGACCTCTGCACTGATTGGCGCAAGCCGGGTGAGCCAGATCGAAGAGAACATCGCCGCGTTGTCCCATGCGGACTTTACCCAGGAGGAGCTGGATCGGATCGAGACCATCCTCAAAACAGAGAGTGATGTGTAA
- a CDS encoding AraC family transcriptional regulator, with the protein MEHTYSVGSNPVYYDKQNLHVLFAGESQTLPLHQAGPKIYDYYLLHFIESGSGTFRTEQRKYELGQGDCFLIHPGQLVSYLSDEKRPWRYRWAAFTGAEADALVLQTGFTPQKPVLSTAEGSVIPAAMAGMMQAFYANKESAHLTSLGYLYLIVGEAAERHISSSRLSGAESQVKRTVKQMIHYMASQYAHPVSIEQMCGSLGYNRAYLSRIFKQETGLSPVTYLLKLRIEKSRQLLRERPELSVEQVAASVGLTDALYFSRQFKRFCAQSPTAYRISTSRPGEKQQP; encoded by the coding sequence GTGGAACATACTTATTCCGTAGGGTCAAATCCCGTCTATTATGATAAGCAAAATCTGCATGTACTGTTTGCCGGCGAAAGCCAGACCTTGCCGCTGCATCAGGCCGGTCCCAAAATCTATGATTATTACCTGCTTCACTTCATTGAATCCGGCTCCGGGACCTTCCGCACCGAGCAGCGCAAATATGAGCTGGGACAAGGCGACTGCTTCCTGATCCATCCCGGCCAGCTGGTCAGCTATCTCTCGGACGAGAAGCGGCCCTGGCGCTACCGCTGGGCCGCTTTCACCGGCGCGGAAGCCGACGCGCTTGTGCTGCAGACCGGCTTTACTCCGCAGAAGCCAGTGCTCTCCACCGCCGAAGGCAGCGTCATCCCCGCCGCGATGGCCGGGATGATGCAGGCGTTCTACGCCAATAAGGAGAGCGCCCACCTGACTTCACTCGGCTATCTATATCTGATCGTCGGAGAAGCCGCTGAGCGGCATATCTCCTCCTCCAGGCTGTCGGGGGCGGAATCACAGGTCAAGCGCACCGTGAAGCAGATGATCCACTATATGGCTTCCCAATATGCTCACCCGGTCTCGATTGAGCAAATGTGCGGCAGCCTCGGCTATAACCGCGCTTACCTGTCGCGGATCTTCAAGCAGGAGACCGGTCTCTCGCCCGTGACCTATCTGCTTAAGCTGCGCATCGAGAAATCGCGCCAGCTGCTGCGGGAACGTCCAGAATTATCCGTAGAGCAGGTTGCAGCATCCGTTGGACTGACGGATGCCTTGTATTTCTCCCGCCAATTCAAACGCTTCTGTGCCCAGTCCCCAACCGCTTACCGCATCTCAACGTCCAGACCCGGGGAGAAGCAGCAGCCTTAA
- a CDS encoding galactokinase: MSIQELNSKFIEKYGESTEEARVFYAPGRVNLIGEHLDYNGGYVLPAALEFGTTLIVRPRSDGKVQFASTNLPYEASMDYNEIGKAKTGEWIDYPIGVMVELAKKDLPVSGGYDLLFHGDIPNGSGLSSSASIEVVTGFAFLTLLGGDTDTVEIALLSQRAENQYVGVNSGIMDQFAVANGKRDHAILLMCDTLEYNLIPFVTGAYKLVIGNTNKKRGLVDSKYNERRSQCDEALSTLKQEVPSLSYLAELKPQQFEIHQHKITDETVRRRARHVVEENQRVLDSVEVLKNNDLKQFGQYMNDSHVSLRDLYEVSCEELDIMVEEAQRIPGTLGSRMTGAGFGGCTVSLVHEDDVERFIREVGEAYTTRSGLVGEFYVCGIGNGVEELKGVK; the protein is encoded by the coding sequence ATGAGCATACAGGAACTTAACAGCAAATTTATTGAGAAGTACGGGGAGAGTACTGAAGAGGCACGCGTCTTCTACGCACCGGGCCGTGTCAATCTTATTGGAGAGCATCTGGATTACAATGGGGGTTATGTACTGCCGGCAGCGCTGGAATTCGGCACAACACTGATTGTACGCCCGCGCAGCGACGGCAAGGTTCAATTCGCATCGACGAATCTTCCTTACGAAGCTTCCATGGACTACAACGAAATCGGCAAGGCCAAAACAGGGGAATGGATCGATTATCCGATTGGCGTCATGGTGGAATTGGCGAAGAAGGATCTTCCGGTTTCCGGCGGCTACGACCTCTTGTTCCACGGTGATATTCCGAACGGTTCGGGCCTTTCTTCCTCCGCTTCCATTGAGGTGGTTACCGGCTTCGCGTTCCTGACACTGCTGGGTGGGGATACGGATACAGTAGAAATTGCGCTGCTGTCCCAGCGTGCGGAGAACCAGTATGTCGGCGTAAACTCCGGAATTATGGACCAGTTTGCCGTAGCCAACGGCAAGCGTGATCACGCGATTCTGCTGATGTGCGATACGCTGGAGTACAACCTGATTCCATTTGTGACCGGCGCCTACAAGCTGGTGATCGGCAACACGAACAAGAAGAGAGGTCTCGTGGATTCCAAATACAATGAACGCCGCAGCCAGTGCGACGAAGCATTGTCCACTCTGAAGCAGGAGGTTCCTTCCCTGTCTTACCTGGCAGAGCTAAAACCTCAGCAATTTGAAATCCATCAGCACAAAATTACAGATGAAACAGTCAGACGCCGAGCCCGCCATGTAGTGGAAGAGAACCAGCGTGTGCTTGACTCGGTTGAAGTACTGAAGAACAATGACCTGAAGCAGTTTGGTCAATATATGAATGACTCCCATGTCTCGCTTCGCGATCTGTATGAAGTAAGCTGCGAGGAGCTGGACATTATGGTTGAAGAAGCACAGCGGATTCCCGGAACCCTTGGCTCACGGATGACCGGTGCGGGATTCGGCGGATGTACGGTATCACTGGTGCATGAGGATGATGTCGAACGCTTTATCCGTGAAGTCGGTGAAGCCTATACCACCAGATCCGGTCTGGTAGGCGAATTCTACGTATGCGGTATCGGCAATGGTGTGGAAGAATTGAAAGGAGTGAAGTAA
- the galE gene encoding UDP-glucose 4-epimerase GalE produces MAILVTGGAGYIGSHTVAELLERGEEVVVIDNLLTGHREALLGGKLYEGDLRDKVLLAKLFSENKIEAVIHFAASSLVGESMKDPVKYYDNNVYGTQCLLEAMQHAGVDKIVFSSTAATYGEPEKVPIEETDRTEPANVYGETKLTMERMMAWFDKVLGIKYVALRYFNAAGAHASGKIGEDHRPESHLIPLVLQTALKQRESIAVFGEDYPTEDGTCVRDYIHVSDLADAHVRAVNYLRSGSASNIFNLGNGLGFSVKQVIETAKKVTGLDIPVVIQERRAGDPAVLVASSDKARSILGWTPQHADLEDIIQSAWNWHSANPQGYGEE; encoded by the coding sequence ATGGCGATTTTGGTAACAGGTGGAGCGGGGTATATCGGTTCTCATACAGTAGCTGAGCTGCTGGAGCGGGGCGAGGAAGTTGTGGTTATCGACAATTTGCTGACAGGCCACCGTGAGGCGCTGCTGGGCGGCAAGCTGTATGAAGGTGACCTGCGGGACAAGGTGCTGCTGGCCAAGCTGTTTTCGGAGAACAAGATTGAAGCGGTGATCCATTTTGCCGCAAGCTCGCTGGTGGGCGAGAGCATGAAGGACCCGGTCAAATACTATGACAACAACGTATATGGTACACAGTGTCTGCTGGAAGCGATGCAGCATGCAGGTGTGGACAAAATCGTCTTCTCCTCCACGGCCGCAACTTACGGCGAACCGGAAAAGGTGCCGATCGAGGAAACTGACCGCACAGAGCCGGCGAATGTGTACGGTGAAACCAAACTGACGATGGAACGCATGATGGCCTGGTTTGACAAGGTGCTCGGCATCAAATACGTGGCGTTGCGCTACTTCAATGCTGCAGGGGCACATGCCAGCGGCAAGATTGGCGAAGACCACCGTCCGGAGAGCCATCTGATTCCGCTGGTGCTGCAAACCGCGTTGAAGCAGCGGGAGAGCATTGCTGTCTTCGGCGAAGACTATCCGACCGAAGACGGAACCTGCGTCCGCGACTACATCCATGTCAGCGATTTGGCTGACGCCCATGTCCGGGCGGTCAACTATCTGCGCAGCGGCAGTGCAAGCAATATCTTCAACCTTGGCAACGGCCTCGGCTTCTCGGTCAAACAAGTGATCGAAACCGCCAAGAAGGTGACCGGGCTGGACATTCCGGTTGTCATTCAAGAGCGCCGCGCCGGTGATCCTGCTGTGCTGGTAGCTTCTTCTGACAAAGCCCGTTCCATTCTCGGCTGGACTCCGCAGCATGCGGACCTTGAGGATATTATTCAGAGCGCCTGGAACTGGCATTCAGCGAATCCGCAAGGATACGGAGAAGAATAA